Below is a window of Chryseobacterium arthrosphaerae DNA.
TCTTTTATAGGCATTTAATGCTTCATGATACTGATTTTTATCTTCATAGATACCTGCCAATGCAGCGTAATATAATGTTGTATGGTCTGAAATGGCTTCGTCAATGGTTTTTTGGGCATAGATTGCCGCTTTGTCATAATCTTTCAGTTCACGATAGCTCAGGGCCATATAATATAACGTCCCTTCATTCTGCACACCAAGGTTTTCCAGTATTGTATATATGTTGGCACATTTCTGATAATCTTTCAGATAAAAATAGGCCTGCCCCAGGTCATTCATAACATTAGCATCAGCATTTATCTTCAGTAGTTTTTCACCTGTTGTAATGACTTCAGTATATTTCCCCAGCTGATTCGATACAGGGAGCTGGGCCTGCTGCAGGGTGAAATTTTCCGGATCAGCACTGATGGCTGTCTGTAAAACATCATAAGCCTGCTGATACTGCTTAAGCTCACGGTAGACCATAGAAAGATCATAAGCCACATCCGGATCGGCTGCTTTAAGCGCATTGGCTTTTTTTAGAAATCTGAGTTTGGCCTCTGAAGTATCTTCATAAGCTGCCAGCTGTTTATAGGCATTAAAATTCATACTGTCCAGCCTGATGATCTGCTGAAGATAAGATTTTGCTTTGGATGCATTTCCTCTTCTGGAATTGATGCTGACCAGGCTGAATAAAGTTGATGGATTGTCCGGCTGGATCCCGTTGATTTTCAGGTATGCTTTTTCCGCTTCCGGAAGCTTTCCTGCCATCATATTGCAGTAGGCGATCTGGCTCAGCGCTTTGATATCCCGTGTGTCGTCTGTATAGATGCTTTGAAGATATTTTGCAGCATCTTCATAACGCTGATTTTCATAATATTCAAGTAGTTTTTCAGTATTGATCTTTGCCGACTGACCAGCCATATCTCCAAAACTCAACAGCAGCATCAACAGCGTTATCCAGGTTCTCATCATGGTTATTTTTTACTAAAATATCTGATATTTGATAAGCAGCCAAATTTTAAAAGCACTTATTAGGAATTTTTTACATTTAAATTATTTTTATAGGGGATTAAATCCCGTTTTAAGATTTCTTATATTCACAGAAAGAAATAAAAAGGGCAACTGAAGCTTAATGATTATTAAAAAACGAAGGACATGGAAATACAATCAGTAAAATCTTTTATCGGGTATTATGAGAAAATAAGGGAAAGAACGAACCGGATCATTGAAGTAGTTCCTCCCGGGCACATTGATTTTTCCTATAAACCCGGGAAATTTACCATTGGAGATCAGATCAGGCATATTGCAACTATTGAACGGTATATGTATGGCGAAACCATCTCAGGAAGAAAAAGTGCCTATCCGGGATGTGGAAAAGAGCTGGCAGACGGCTATGATGAAACCGTACAGTTTTTTAATGAAATGCACAGACAGACCCTGGAAATCATCAATGCCCTGTCTGATGAAGATCTTACCCGTAAATGCTTAACGCCTGCCGGCAATGAGATTTCAATCTGGAAATGGCTTCGGGCTATGATAGAACACGAAATTCACCACAGGGCTGAAATCTATATTTACCTGAACCTGCTGGATGTAAAAACACCTCAGATCTATGGCTTTTCTGCAGAAGAAGTACAGGATATGAGTATAAAACTATAGGTGGAGAAAGTCAATTTCAGGGAAAGATCGGTTGAGGTTAATTTGTATATTAGCCGACTAAAAATTGACAATGACCAAATCCTTCCTCATTCCTCTTTTACTGCTGATGAATTCTGCTTATGCGCAGACCGGTTTAGAACTGAAACCTGGTGATACCCTGAAATATGCACCAAAATCGGACAGACCTGTATGGATATCTGTGCAGTCCGGTGATGCCAATCTTGGAGTATCATTATTCATGGATGGCAAAAAGATCAGGGAACAGGATGATTCCAGAGGAATTAAAAGTGTTGAACGCTTATATTTTTCTCCGGAGAAAGGCAGGAAATATGAGTTTAAAATCTGGGCTAAATCCTATCTTGAAAAAGCTAAATCCGCTAAAGTATCTGTTACCGAATCCAAAATGGTACCGGTTCTGAAAGACCGGATCACTTCAGAACAGTTTTTAGAAGACCTTCATACCTTCCGCACGATCAGGGAAAAGGTAAATTCCGGATTATACGTATACAGAAGCAAGAAGGAGATAGACAGTATGTATCAGCTCGCAGAAACAGAAGCTGCAAACTGCAAAAGTATTTTTGATTTTTATAAGGTAATCGCCAGACTTACCGGGTTTGAAGGGAGCTGCCATAATTATACGGATTTGCCAAACCATGCCTCCTATTATCTGACTCAGAAGCCGGAATATCTGCCTGTTACTTTAAAAAATGTTGACGGACGCCTGTTGCAGGATTCAAAAGACGTGGCTTTACCTCTTGGTGCTGAAATTCTGTCTGTTAACGGTGTTTCTGCCAAAGAAATGATCAGCCGCTTTTCACAGTATTATTTTTCTGACGGATATTCAATGCCTTATAAAGAAATTACAGGCTTTGAAAGAGGTATGCTGGATAAGTTTTATATTGAATTCGGAACCCACAAAAATTATGTAATCCGGTATCAATGGAACGGAAAGGAGAATGAAGTTTCCCTGCCCGGAATATCTCTGGAAAAATTTAAAAAACTTCAGGAATCAAGACATTCACTCACCTTTGACAAAAAACTGCTTTCTGAAAAATACAGCTTTACCAAAGAGGGAGAGGGGATTTACCGTCTGTCCTTAAGAGGTTTTGATTTTGCAACCGGAAAAGAAGATCCTGCCTATAAAAAATTCAGTATATTTCTTGATCAGATGATGGATACCCTGGAAAGGGAGAAGATCCAAAACCTGATTGTAGATCTGAGAGGCAATACCGGAGGTACAGGAGCGCTCTATGAGAAAGTATTCTCTTATCTTACCCAGAGGCCTTTCAGGGACAGCCATTATGCTTATACGAAATTCAATGAAGTCCCTATGGAAGAAAAGCTGGTGATCACTCCACTTTTCCTTTCCAATGGGGTAACAGATAAAAACGGACTGAATGCCTATCTTAAATCATTATATCCCAAAGCGGTCCAGGAAAAGTATTACTGGGCAGATGATAAGAACCCTTCGGTCCTTCCTCATGAAAAAACTTTCAAAGGCCAGCTTTATTTGTTGGTAGACCACCGTGTGGCTTCAGCAGCTTCACATCTGGCTTCACTGATAAAATCGTATACCAATGCCGTTGTTATAGGAAAAGAAACCGTTGGAGGCTATTATGAGCACAACGGGCATCTTCCTCTTGTCTATGAACTTCCCAATACAGGAATTCAGACCGGGTTTTCTATTGTTCACGTGATTCAGGATGCTCAGAATCTTCCGGATCAGAAAAAAGGGCAGGGGATTATTCCTCACATTGAAGTTCATCAGACCGGTCAGGAATTTTTAGACCAGACTGATGTTTATCTGAAGAAAGCCCTGGAACTTAAGAAAAAATAATAAAATCATGAATAAAGGTTTCACCCACTGGCAGTGAAACCTTTGTCGTAAATAGTCTTTTACTTAATATTTTTTCTTACTTATAAAGTTCTTCGTTTATTATTTACTATAAATTTTACGGAAATAGTGATATTACGTTTTTGAAAATTCAGTATTTATTTCTCCGTATAGTGGGTAGAAATCCAGGTGGGTTTTATTTGAAGTAATTTTATAGAGATCTGATGAGTAGCTTTCTTCTGTTTGATTATCAGATTGATAAATGTGGAGTTATGGTGTAAAAGTCGTAGAACTACTACAAATTTTCAGATTGATGTCGGAAAATTTTTTGAAAATCAATTCGCGTTTTATATTTGTTAGACCATCACAGGATTATAAAAAATTAACCAAATCCAATCTCAATATATTATGAAGAAAATATTCTCAGAAATGAAAGGTTTTGTGATCTACAGTCCGGAACTTTTATCGAAATACCTGCAGGAATATAACCTGCCCGGTAATAATATCTTAAAATATTTTGTCGAAAACGAACATGGGGATGAAATAACCAAATCCGGAATTGCGATCCCGGTCATAGGAGTGGAAGACGACTATTATTCTTTTCAGGTCTCCACAGGGGAAGAATATATTCTGGATCATAGTGAAGTGGAAGCACAATCTACAGGATGGATCTTCCAGACCAGCAATAATGAAGTGCGGGTAGTGGGGATCGGCTATCTGAAAGATATCACTTTGATCAGTGATGACAACAGCATTATCCTTCCTCTGGAAAACGGATGGTATTCTTTGAAAATACGTGCCGGAAGAAAAAACGGTGAGCGTCTGTTTGAGCTGAATATGCAGAGACAGGACTTCAGACCGGATTTCAAAGGCGATGTTACCTCTGAATACTATTACGGATAACCTTTGAGGTGCTGGGGTTGTCTCCCTGCAGAATATTATTCCGGAAAAGTAAAAAATGAAACCTGTCTCAAAGCTGATGATCAGGCAATATTATAGCCTGTTAATGCATTCTTGGGACAGCCTGTTTCTTATTCAATTATTGTATAGTTTTCTTCAGCTTATAATTTCCGCTCGTCTGGTCTTTTTCTACAGTGTAGCCATTGCTGAGTTCAAGAGTCCAGCCATCTCCCGATATTTTTTTATCTGTAATCTGGGTGGGATTTGATATTGAAATTTTATCCCAGTTCGGGCTCATCAATGCGCCGTTTTCAACAGTCAGAATGCCCCATTTATCTGTAACCCTGATGTTAGGATATACAGTACCTTTATCTTCAATCGGAACCATATTCCTTGGATCAAAAGAGACGTTCATTTTCTCAAACCTGATCTCGAAATGCGGCTGGTCAATGAATTTAAGCGTGTATTCAGCAATCAGTTTTTTCGTTTTTTCTTCTCTTGCTGTTTCTTCTTCAATGATCACTTTTCCGTTATAATCAGCAGTCCGGTTGCTTACAGCTTCTTTTAAGTCATCAGGAATTTGGGTCCGGAATGCTTTTACAAAATAATCGGTAAGATTGGTGGTGTCAGAAATTTTTCGGTTCCAGCTTTTATCTTTGGCAGACAGCAGGTATCCATAAGCCGGAATTGTATGATAAGCGAATGAACGCACAAAGGTGGGATTTTTAAAAAACTCATCGATTCCGTTCGTAAAAAATTGGGTCATCTGAGCTTTATTTCTCCCGCTGAACATGGCTCCTGTAAATTCAGCAATTCCTTCATTAAGTTCCAGCAGATTTTCAGTGGTGTTTGAATTCCTGTAAAGCGAATGTCTGTATTTTCTGAACATCAGGGCATTAGTCAGATGCTTTTGCCTTTCTTTTTCTGATGATGACTGAACTGCTTTCTTCAGGGCTTCCAGTTCCAGGCGGAGGTACATTCTTCCGTCTTTCTGGTCCAGATGATTATTTTCAGCGTTGCTGAGTGTAAAACCTAATGAAGGCTGTATGCTGTGAAATGACTCATGAGCCAGTAAATTAAGTCTGTTTTGCTTATTCTGAGGAAGCGGAAGCATGATCATGGCCCATCTTTTCCCACTCCAGTTGATTGCTGTATTGGCAATATTGATCTTATCCGGTAAAATCCCTGAATAGACATTTCCGGTAAGCTTTAAAAGCCCCTCAGTATCCGCTTCATTGGCAAAAATTTCCCTTGTTTTAGGATCAACCAAAAGCATAGGGCCGTATAAATCTTTGTTCCAGAGACTGGTATTCTGTTTTGAAGCTGTTTTTATTTCATCAAAAAAAACAGGAATGCTGTTGTGGGATTGATGTTGTTCCTGAGCGATGGCGCTTTGGGTCAGTAAAAATAATGCGGTTATTAAAACAGTATGTCTCATCGTTAGATTTTCTTTAGAGTATAGCTTATGTATTAAAATTGTTGGCTTTCGGGTGATCCAAATATCTGAAAATTTTCTGTTTATCCCTTATAGATCTGTTGAATAAAACCTGCTGTCAGAATACATCCTATTGTTGTCATTACAATATCGTAAAAGTCCATCGGGCTCCCCATAAAGTATTGAATGATTTCCCAAATAATTAGCCCTGCAAAAGTAAATAAGGTGGAGAACATCAGTTTTTTATTGAATGAGTTATCCGTCTGGAAAATCAATTTATAGTAAATAAAAAACACAGCACAAAACCCCGTTGCTGCAAAGAAATTGGGTAAAGTACCCTGGAGAAAATCAACGGTAGGAGAGAGCTGTAAATGTCTTGCTCTAAACCATTTCAATACGAAAACAGCCGATATGGAAATAATTCCCCAATACCAGATCAGTCTTAATTTTCTATCGGTTTTTATATCGGATCTTATCTCATTTTTAATTTCGTTAAAAGCCATACCTGTTATTTTGAATAATTATCTGTTTAATTTTGAATAAATGATTGCACCGATGAATTTTCCGTCATAAAATTCATGATTTGAGAATCAGAACGTAAGGCCAAGAGCTCATGAATGTAATTGGAATCAGCACGACGGGGTTTTAATCTCTCCGTTTTCAGTTCTCGAAATGCTGAGAAAATTATTGTAAGCATTATTAGTTTTGTATTTCGGTAAAGTTATAAAACTTTTTCACGGACTGCCTCACAATATGCGAGGATTAAAGAAAATATTTTAAATTATTTTAACAGAACAGATGTACATATTACATTTTCTGTATAATAATGATTGTTATTTTTACTCTTCCAGTGTTGATTGTTTTTTTATCATTTATATTCGTGTTTGTATCATAAGTAAAATGCAGATTCATGTAATTTTGCCCCGAAAAATTAATAATCTGTGGCTTAAGATTTTAAAATTTTACCAAAGCCCGCCTTTGATATTCCTAAGTAATATACTTTAATTATTGGTAGTATGACCTGTGTCGCAAACGTTATTTGTTTTTCTGATTCTATCTCTTACTTTACCTGCTTTCAGATCATAAGAAATCAGGACAATACCGGAAAAGACAGCTGCCTTACCAATAATGATGATAGAAAATATTCCTGAATTATGATTGCAGAACTGCACACAGCCAAGGATTTAATGGAGAATGAACAATATGAATCAGCCATTAATGTTTTAAGTTATTTGAATGGGTTGCCCCTAAAGTATGAGAATTTCAGATTGCTGTTATTGTCAAACTGTTTCTATAAAACAGAAGAATATGACTGGGCTATTGAAACAGCCAGCCAACTCCTGCAAAATGATCATACCAATGAATATGCATCCCGGATAAAATATTTAGCCTATTATGAACTGGAGGATTATGATAGTGCATTGAATGAGATCATCAGCTTTTTATCTGACAACAAAGCTGATCTTTATAAGAGCATTCT
It encodes the following:
- a CDS encoding tetratricopeptide repeat protein, which gives rise to MMRTWITLLMLLLSFGDMAGQSAKINTEKLLEYYENQRYEDAAKYLQSIYTDDTRDIKALSQIAYCNMMAGKLPEAEKAYLKINGIQPDNPSTLFSLVSINSRRGNASKAKSYLQQIIRLDSMNFNAYKQLAAYEDTSEAKLRFLKKANALKAADPDVAYDLSMVYRELKQYQQAYDVLQTAISADPENFTLQQAQLPVSNQLGKYTEVITTGEKLLKINADANVMNDLGQAYFYLKDYQKCANIYTILENLGVQNEGTLYYMALSYRELKDYDKAAIYAQKTIDEAISDHTTLYYAALAGIYEDKNQYHEALNAYKRGLTFGESNIIYYRLGLLYDLNLKQPKNAVTYYQLYLKNKPDQAKEKQQIDYAKGRIAALAGTK
- a CDS encoding DinB family protein, which encodes MEIQSVKSFIGYYEKIRERTNRIIEVVPPGHIDFSYKPGKFTIGDQIRHIATIERYMYGETISGRKSAYPGCGKELADGYDETVQFFNEMHRQTLEIINALSDEDLTRKCLTPAGNEISIWKWLRAMIEHEIHHRAEIYIYLNLLDVKTPQIYGFSAEEVQDMSIKL
- a CDS encoding S41 family peptidase, whose amino-acid sequence is MTKSFLIPLLLLMNSAYAQTGLELKPGDTLKYAPKSDRPVWISVQSGDANLGVSLFMDGKKIREQDDSRGIKSVERLYFSPEKGRKYEFKIWAKSYLEKAKSAKVSVTESKMVPVLKDRITSEQFLEDLHTFRTIREKVNSGLYVYRSKKEIDSMYQLAETEAANCKSIFDFYKVIARLTGFEGSCHNYTDLPNHASYYLTQKPEYLPVTLKNVDGRLLQDSKDVALPLGAEILSVNGVSAKEMISRFSQYYFSDGYSMPYKEITGFERGMLDKFYIEFGTHKNYVIRYQWNGKENEVSLPGISLEKFKKLQESRHSLTFDKKLLSEKYSFTKEGEGIYRLSLRGFDFATGKEDPAYKKFSIFLDQMMDTLEREKIQNLIVDLRGNTGGTGALYEKVFSYLTQRPFRDSHYAYTKFNEVPMEEKLVITPLFLSNGVTDKNGLNAYLKSLYPKAVQEKYYWADDKNPSVLPHEKTFKGQLYLLVDHRVASAASHLASLIKSYTNAVVIGKETVGGYYEHNGHLPLVYELPNTGIQTGFSIVHVIQDAQNLPDQKKGQGIIPHIEVHQTGQEFLDQTDVYLKKALELKKK
- a CDS encoding tetratricopeptide repeat protein, which translates into the protein MIAELHTAKDLMENEQYESAINVLSYLNGLPLKYENFRLLLLSNCFYKTEEYDWAIETASQLLQNDHTNEYASRIKYLAYYELEDYDSALNEIISFLSDNKADLYKSILKEFLIDVRIENIADTDIVYKMKELALKNNIYL